A stretch of the Teredinibacter haidensis genome encodes the following:
- the tsaE gene encoding tRNA (adenosine(37)-N6)-threonylcarbamoyltransferase complex ATPase subunit type 1 TsaE has translation MHEVQMALRDENATVAAGKTLGEQLAGGAVVYLDGVLGAGKTTFCRGVLNAFGYSGAVKSPTYTLVEPYELEQIKLFHFDLYRLGDPEELEYMGIRDYFQSGHICLIEWPGRGKGFLPEPDLTAKVMPDGDARELTLVASTVCGEKILRSLLSS, from the coding sequence ATGCATGAGGTTCAAATGGCGTTGCGTGACGAAAACGCAACGGTTGCGGCGGGCAAAACTCTGGGCGAGCAGCTTGCTGGCGGTGCCGTAGTGTACCTGGATGGGGTTTTAGGGGCCGGAAAAACCACCTTTTGTCGAGGAGTGCTAAACGCTTTTGGGTATTCAGGTGCGGTTAAGAGCCCGACCTATACTTTAGTGGAACCCTATGAGCTGGAGCAGATCAAACTCTTTCATTTTGATCTTTATCGTCTCGGCGACCCGGAAGAGCTTGAGTATATGGGTATTCGCGATTACTTTCAGTCGGGGCATATTTGTTTAATCGAATGGCCGGGAAGAGGTAAGGGCTTTTTGCCAGAACCTGATTTAACCGCTAAGGTAATGCCCGATGGAGATGCACGAGAGTTAACGCTTGTCGCCAGTACCGTTTGCGGTGAGAAAATACTTCGAAGCTTACTCAGCTCATAA
- a CDS encoding N-acetylmuramoyl-L-alanine amidase — translation MLFSACILFCCSPVLAANIDSVRLWRAPDHTRLVFDLSGPVEHSVFQLKNPSRIVVDIGGTTSKASISSLDFSDTPIKQLRFGKHNKNLRVVLDLNSEVKPRTFVLLKHGDKQDRLVVDLYDAKTETVKTVDQVVTVDTGRRDIIVAIDAGHGGEDPGALGPRKIYEKDVVYKISQQLERMVNAESGYKANMVRTGDYYIPLRERRNKARKVRADIFISIHADAFKNPKARGASVFALSRRGATSETARFLASKENEADLIGGVGGVDLGTVDETLASVLVDLSMTASLANSLEVGDKVLKEIGGVTRLHKHQVEQAGFAVLKSPDVPSILVETGFISNPAEAAKLNTFGHRKKLAQAIFKGVKSYFHETPPAGSYVAWQKNGGANTAVQHTISRGDTLTAIASRYNVSVARIKAVNNLSGSHIKIGQVLRIPTS, via the coding sequence CTGCTATTCAGCGCTTGTATACTTTTTTGTTGCTCCCCCGTACTGGCTGCAAACATCGATAGCGTACGACTGTGGCGAGCGCCGGATCACACCCGCTTGGTTTTCGATTTAAGTGGCCCTGTAGAGCATTCTGTTTTCCAGCTGAAAAACCCCTCGCGAATAGTGGTTGATATCGGCGGTACTACTAGTAAGGCTTCGATATCTTCCCTGGATTTTTCCGATACTCCTATCAAACAATTGCGTTTTGGAAAGCACAACAAAAATTTGCGAGTTGTACTTGATCTTAATTCGGAAGTGAAGCCCCGCACCTTTGTGCTGCTCAAGCACGGCGATAAACAGGATCGCTTGGTTGTCGATTTATATGATGCGAAAACCGAAACGGTTAAGACGGTGGATCAGGTTGTAACTGTGGATACGGGCAGGCGCGATATTATTGTCGCCATTGATGCCGGTCACGGTGGTGAAGACCCTGGCGCTTTGGGGCCTCGAAAAATTTACGAAAAAGATGTGGTGTACAAAATCAGTCAACAGTTGGAGCGGATGGTCAACGCCGAATCGGGTTATAAAGCCAATATGGTGCGTACTGGCGACTACTATATTCCGTTGCGTGAACGCCGCAATAAAGCGCGAAAAGTGCGTGCCGATATCTTTATATCCATTCATGCGGATGCATTTAAAAATCCGAAGGCAAGAGGTGCTTCGGTGTTTGCGCTGTCCCGCCGTGGCGCCACATCCGAGACCGCTCGTTTTTTGGCTTCAAAGGAAAACGAAGCGGATCTGATCGGCGGTGTTGGTGGTGTGGATCTGGGGACCGTTGATGAAACGCTCGCTAGTGTACTGGTGGATTTGTCTATGACCGCTTCGCTGGCAAACAGCCTGGAGGTGGGTGATAAAGTGTTAAAAGAAATCGGTGGAGTGACCCGCTTGCACAAGCATCAGGTTGAGCAGGCGGGTTTCGCCGTATTGAAATCACCGGATGTACCTTCGATACTGGTGGAAACCGGTTTTATTTCCAATCCCGCCGAAGCGGCAAAGCTCAATACTTTCGGCCACCGCAAAAAGTTGGCGCAGGCCATTTTTAAGGGGGTGAAGTCCTATTTTCACGAAACCCCACCGGCGGGTTCTTACGTTGCCTGGCAAAAAAATGGCGGTGCTAATACTGCCGTTCAGCACACCATATCCCGAGGCGATACTCTCACGGCCATTGCCAGCCGGTATAACGTCAGTGTTGCACGCATTAAAGCGGTCAATAACTTGTCTGGTTCTCATATCAAAATTGGTCAGGTGTTGCGAATACCGACCTCCTAA